The Homalodisca vitripennis isolate AUS2020 chromosome 7, UT_GWSS_2.1, whole genome shotgun sequence DNA segment TATCACGCTTTAGGAGTGTGCCACTAATTGTACATTTGAGTTGACTGTCGTGATAATTGTGTGCCCTCCTTACAGACATGCCCGAACAGGTGTAAGGAGTTCAAGGAGAGTGTGCAGTGTTTGGTGTACAAGACAGGTTCTATCACGCTTTAGGAGTGTGCCACTAATTGTACATTTGAGTTGACTGTCGTGATAATTGTGTGCCCTCCTTACAGACATGCCCGAACAGGTGTAAGGAGTTCAAGGAGTGTGTGCAGTGTTTGGTGTACAAGACAGGTTCTATCACGCTTTAGGAATGTGCCACTAATTGTACATTTGAGTTGACGGTCGTGATAATTGTGTGCCCTCCTTACAGACACATGTCCGAACAGGTGTAAGGAGTTCAAGGAGTGTGTGCAGTGTTTGGTGTACAAGACAGGTTCTATCACGCCTGAGGAGCCGAGTAGAGTGTGCCGCTAACTGTACATTTGAGTTGACTGTTATGGATGTTGTAGAAGGTGAGTGAAAATAAAGTGATTACTGTCCGATAATTACACTGCTAAGACGTTTAATGAGTACAGTGAATGTTTTCTTTTGACCAAATAAATGAATAGCAGCTACAGagtatatattttcaatgtaaagGAGGTCCGTTTTAATCTAGCACTTAAAAGGCCTTGAGTGTCATATTGAACTATGTATTTTgccagtaataaaaataattttttgtcaacatccgttttattacttttgtatgaTCTTTTAGTcccaacaaatattatatttcaggCAATAGTTTTGACGGTAATAATCCTCTATAAAAATATCAGCAGCTACAATTTTGTTAACAACACCCATAAGAatgtattattcaaaatttaaaataagtggtaAATAGGCAATTattcttcatttaaatattcacaGAGATCGGTGGTATAGTTGtcaaagcaaaattaaattaaaaatatattatagtttcatGTTACTATTGGTCTTCCATTTCAGTAATTCCTTCTCAatttaaaagggattttttttttttaagccacCGGAAGAATATTCCCTTGAAGGTCTGTTCTATATCTTGCTTGATGAAGTCTTTCCTTTTTTTGTGTAGAATTCTAATTGGAAAAATCGACAAGCTACACTAACATAACCACGCCATCCGCCTGATCCCAACAATGTTCATGGAAGGATTGACAAAAATATACACACGCACACAGACTTTTTTTATGTGACCTGTATTTCCAAATCAGGGGACTACAAAATGAATATTTCCATAAAATCTCAAAATTGATTTGTTGTGTGATTAAAATACTAttcccaaaaaatatataagtaaaccAAATTGTTGATCCTTAAAGAATACCAAATGACCACAGCCGAGCATATTATAATAGAAGAGACTTCACAGTTAACCCCATTTCTGTGATTAAGTTGGCTGGGCCATGTAATGATGTAACAATAATTGTGGAGCTGCAAAAGTCATAGGCTGTTACAGACCTTGGCTACTCCGACCGGCTAACCATATTCCGATTGTATTTTATGAGTATATAAACTTCCTGTGCTAAATCTAGCCATTGAATTTTTAGTGTTTCCTTGCAGGCACCTTTCCGGAAGCTGAGGTTTCCATCAAAACCTTATATATTGGATTTATTTCAAGCATATCTTCCTTGGAAAAGTAACTAATAAGCAAAATTAACTTTAGTTCTAATTGCATcatatatattttgacaaaaatcAGATGCAGCACTTCCGAAGCATTCTTTTgataatttgtagtaaaaatagataaaaaacaaGCCACGatgacaaaattgtaaatttgttttaactcttTTAGAATTCCCCAACAGTATAAGAAAAAGCATTTTAACCTTGTCTTCTATTTGTAGGAATCATAGATCAGAAATAATGTATGGTGGACACTCAAACTTAAATTATTCGAAATATCCACATTCCACTGTTGTAATACGTAAATTTTCCACTTAATTGTAAATAGCTTTAAAAAAGGTCAGGAATCACGTATTAGCAAATAGCCttaattaaaagtgaaatatgaaTTGCCGCAGATCGAGAAGACCCGGATGAGAATTTCTGTGCCTACTACGATGATGACGCTTGTCGGTTCGCTTATATTTACTCCTATGATGAGAAGAGGAAAATCGTCATCAAAGCTAAGAAAGAGAGGGAATGCCCCTTACCAGTTAATGTGTTAGGTGAGTAGATAAGTTTATGTTGTGTATtagttttaagattaatttttttatgtttaaaaatagttttcaataaagattgaatcacaaaaagtactggctccaccgggactcgaacccggatctctcacttgccaggcgagtatgctaccactacaccataTAGCCcgtactttttacgattcaattattttgtattttaccgtttctgtcacatatgtgtttaaataaccaaactaacatatgattgtaagactaaatacctgtcagTCACTCTTAACATTCATTTAAAGTTTTCGATTGGAGATGGAAACTATTACGTGTAAAGAGAGTCGAACTGTTAACAATTTCATGAAGTGTTggaatcaaaatatttcaatgtgaGAGAAATGTGCACAGGAAGACAGACTGTATGAAAGAGTATAACTCGTGTATCACTCCTCTCTGTATAACGCCTCTTCAAACACGTGGAACAGCAAAATCAGCTGATACTGATTTGTACCtcgtaaatgaaatgaaatgaaagatgtctttattagaggtgaagttaggactataaggtcctctctaccacttaacctcgtaaaaaattaaactaacatacaacataacacataaaaatcaacataaaaatacagTGAGATGTAGAGAGACGATGTGTAACTGTTCCTCGAGATACCTCGTGGTAGCTGTCCTAAAGTCTGATTTCTACAGTTAATTCCCTAAGATCCAGGACGATTAAGGGACCGATATCCATGGGTAACTCTGGACCAAAGACGACATGAATGTGGCTATTACATCAACACATCACTAACTTTGGTTGAATAACAATCTTATTTTATTCTACAGTGAActgagtatattattttattagataaataaactctttattgCCTTTACAACAATTTTGTTAATAGCAATTTTACGAACACTatggattttttatgttttataatagttaaaaatacagtattatacatttattaataaatataaaattaatgaattaattaaaattaaatttaggttgaagtttaattttggaaatagtctatatttatgttttaatgtataatataacaataaaaatagatgGTTAATCTCAATTttgctatttacattattatacagtTTGAATGATTGTTGACGTGATTAGagaatttgttaaattgttaataatgtattgtttttgtttttgaatgttatAACATCAAGGTGTGCTCCACTTTTAACTTAATTTGACTcaataatcttttacaaaataatttgaaataggaAGTTTTAATGCTGTCATTTAGTTTATAGTTAAACTATTTACAGctcaaaattttaacattgttatttattttagtgtttatttatttgttaactaatCATTTTAATTGAAATCTTGTTATTGCAACATTAGTAGCAATATTAATACTACAAATACTAAGAcgccaataaaaaaaaatagtttgaagatatgtgtttatttattttataataatattaatgatagcAAGCAAGTTTAGATCACTTTCAGTGTTTTAATgtgaatttattaatataaaatcaatatcatataatattaagttgtatgatgagcaataaaactatttattatttattagtgttcTATTTCTGACTATGTTATCAATCTTGCCAGCATcttgtaagatgtaatatgaaaattgtattcattGGGTGTATGATTTGTTTATGCTTGGCTCCATAATTCGATCCTCTTCCGGTGCCATCATTTCCCACTGTcgtgttatttttgtataatcttaGTGTTCTATTTCTGACTATGTTATCAATCTTGCCAGCATcttgtaagatgtaatatgaaaattgtattcattGGGTGCATGATTTGTTTATGCTTGGCTCCATAATTCGATCCTCTTCCGGTGCCATCATTTCCCACTGTcgtgttatttttgtataatcttaGTGTTCTATTTCTGACTATGTTATCAATCTTGCCAGCATcttgtaagatgtaatatgaaaattgtattcattGGGTGCATGATTTGTTTATGCTTGGCTCCATAATTCGATCCTCTTCCGGTGCCATCATTTCCCACTGTcgtgttatttttgtataatcttaGTGTTCTATTTCTGACTATGTTATCAATCTTGCCAGCATcttgtaagatgtaatatgaaaattgtattcattGGGTGTATGATTTGTTTATGCTTGGCTCCATAATTCGATCCTCTTCCGGTGCCATCATT contains these protein-coding regions:
- the LOC124366178 gene encoding integrin beta-PS-like, whose translation is MDVVEDREDPDENFCAYYDDDACRFAYIYSYDEKRKIVIKAKKERECPLPVNVLGIVLSVIGAIVLIGSALLLLWKLVTTIHDRREFICVTVVPCKQVFCWV